The Thermococcus sp. genomic interval TCATCCAAACTAGCCTGTCCCCTCCGCTTCTTCTCCTTTGCAAGTTTCTCCGCAATCTTCCTCAGCGTCTTCCAATTCCTCCTCACAATCGGCGGGAAATCGCCGTGTTGCCTGTAATACGTCTCCAGAAAGGCCCTCGTCCTAGGGTCGCTCGGATAACCACTCCCGATTTCACCGTATTCCTCCTTCAACTTTTCGATTTCTCTGTCCCTTGTAACCTTCGCCACTATAGAAGAGGCCGAGACAACAGGAAAAAGCGCATCGGCACGGTGCTTCGATATAATCTCGGCTTTAAAGTTCAGTCTTGCCTCTAGCTCGCGGGCAAAGCGCTTCTCATCAACGTCCGCGGCGTCGGCGTATATGACGTCGGGCTTAATCTTTAGGGAGTTCAAAGCCCTGGCGAAGTTCTCAACCTCGAACTCGTTGAGCGTTCCCTCTCTGGAGCTTATCTCCTCCGGCGAGAGAACTAAAACGGTGTAGTCATCCGCCAGGC includes:
- the rnhB gene encoding ribonuclease HII — protein: MARSSSGGETLGRKIAGIDEAGRGPVIGPMVIATVVVDERKIPKLEELGVKDSKKLTPKRRERLFDKILGLADDYTVLVLSPEEISSREGTLNEFEVENFARALNSLKIKPDVIYADAADVDEKRFARELEARLNFKAEIISKHRADALFPVVSASSIVAKVTRDREIEKLKEEYGEIGSGYPSDPRTRAFLETYYRQHGDFPPIVRRNWKTLRKIAEKLAKEKKRRGQASLDEFLKG